Proteins encoded together in one Deinococcus hopiensis KR-140 window:
- a CDS encoding L-aspartate oxidase has translation MKTVEAELLVIGGGVAGAYAALTARSYGADVVLACKTALPDGSTRWAQGGVAAPLEAGDEAAHALDTQKAGRGLCEPEAVSAFVGEARAHVETLRDLGVAFSPHGTLEGGHSRPRIRHTGDATGHAISVALGTALRAGEGRGLRLMEGAFARTLRVSGGTVVGAELLTAGGHIRVVAGAVLLASGGFGRLFPVTTAPPEGTGDGLALAYRAGAALRDLEFVQFHPTAVVADGAAHLVTEAARGEGGALLNAHGERFMERYDVALELAPRDVVARAIAAEIHSTGQVWLDLRHLGADFVHARFPTITATLRRLGLDLGRDLIPVQPAVHYTMGGVQTDAHGRTTLPGLYAAGEVASSGLHGANRLASNSLSEGLVFGARAARAALAEGHLPLNAGEAVPAPGAEPTGWGPLRARIGRGAGLRRDAAGLRAALRGWGPSPTSGETRADLEAANLALIGELVLKAALAREESRGGHFRTDFPQEGVGVHTVQQLDRDAGRDTLHHVPVGARVLRFSA, from the coding sequence GTGAAGACGGTGGAAGCGGAGTTGCTCGTCATCGGGGGCGGCGTGGCCGGGGCGTATGCGGCCCTCACGGCGCGCAGTTACGGAGCGGATGTGGTGCTGGCGTGCAAGACGGCGCTGCCGGACGGTTCGACCCGCTGGGCGCAGGGAGGCGTCGCCGCACCGCTGGAAGCCGGGGACGAGGCGGCGCACGCGCTGGACACCCAGAAGGCTGGACGCGGCCTGTGCGAACCGGAGGCGGTGTCGGCCTTCGTGGGCGAAGCGCGGGCCCATGTGGAGACGCTGCGCGACCTGGGCGTGGCGTTTTCGCCCCACGGCACCCTGGAAGGTGGGCACAGCCGCCCCCGTATCCGCCACACGGGGGACGCGACGGGGCACGCCATCAGTGTGGCGCTGGGAACAGCGCTGCGGGCGGGCGAGGGACGGGGGCTGCGGCTGATGGAAGGAGCGTTTGCACGGACGCTGCGGGTGTCGGGCGGAACGGTGGTGGGAGCGGAGTTGCTGACGGCAGGCGGCCACATACGCGTCGTTGCGGGCGCTGTCCTGCTGGCGAGCGGAGGCTTTGGCCGCCTCTTCCCGGTGACGACCGCCCCGCCGGAGGGCACGGGCGACGGCCTCGCGCTGGCGTACCGGGCAGGCGCGGCCCTGCGCGACCTGGAGTTCGTGCAGTTCCACCCAACGGCGGTGGTGGCCGATGGGGCTGCGCACCTGGTGACGGAAGCGGCGCGTGGAGAGGGGGGCGCGCTGCTCAATGCCCACGGCGAGCGCTTTATGGAGCGGTACGACGTGGCCCTCGAACTCGCCCCGCGCGACGTGGTGGCCCGCGCCATCGCCGCCGAAATCCACTCGACGGGGCAGGTGTGGCTGGACCTGCGGCACCTGGGAGCGGACTTTGTGCACGCCCGTTTTCCCACCATCACGGCCACGCTGCGCCGGCTGGGCCTGGACCTGGGGCGGGACCTCATTCCCGTCCAGCCCGCCGTGCATTACACAATGGGCGGCGTGCAGACGGACGCGCACGGACGGACCACCCTGCCCGGTCTGTACGCGGCGGGCGAGGTGGCGTCCAGTGGGTTACACGGCGCAAACCGCCTGGCGAGCAACAGCCTGTCCGAGGGGCTGGTGTTCGGGGCGCGGGCCGCGCGGGCGGCACTGGCGGAAGGGCACCTGCCGCTGAATGCGGGTGAAGCGGTGCCCGCACCGGGAGCGGAACCCACTGGATGGGGGCCGTTGAGGGCGCGAATAGGCCGGGGGGCCGGACTGCGGCGAGACGCAGCGGGGTTACGGGCGGCCCTGAGGGGCTGGGGCCCCTCGCCCACTTCCGGAGAAACGCGCGCTGACCTGGAAGCCGCCAACCTCGCCCTCATCGGCGAACTCGTCCTCAAGGCGGCCCTCGCGCGCGAGGAGTCGCGCGGGGGGCACTTCCGCACCGACTTTCCGCAGGAGGGGGTGGGCGTCCATACCGTTCAGCAACTGGACCGCGACGCGGGCAGAGACACCCTCCATCACGTCCCCGTGGGAGCACGCGTGCTAAGGTTCAGCGCGTGA